In Sphingomonas oryzagri, the genomic stretch GAGCGGATGCCCCACGAGTAGCGATCGGTCTGCGGCGCGGTATCGACCAGCGCCGACCAGAACTTCTGGCCCGGACGCGGATCCTGCATCAGGCCGAGGATGGGTGAACCCGTATCCTTGTACCACTCGCCGTTCAGGTTCCACTTGAAGCGGCCGAGATCCCAGCGGGCCGAGATGCGGGCCGACTTCTGGTCGCCGGCATAATATTTCTTGCCGCCGGTGACGAACGCCGAACGGTTCACGCCGGGCAGGTCCGGCGGGGTCTGATAGTCGATATAGCCGTCGTGGCGATCGGTGATGAACGCCGCGCGCAGCGCGAAATTGTCGGTCACCGGGATGTTGACCATCCCCTTGATGCCGAAGCGGTTGTAGGCGCCGCCCACGGCCTCGACGCTGGCGTGGAAGTCGTCGAAGGTCGGCTTGGCGGTGACGAGGCTGATCGCGCCGACGGTCGCGTTGCGGCCGAACAGCGTGCCCTGCGGGCCGCGCAGCACCTCGACGCGCTCCATGTCGTACATCAGCACCGAGGCACCCTGGGCGCGCGGCGAGTAGATGCCGTCGACGTAGATCGCGACTTCCGGATCGGCGACCTCGGTATAGGCCGCGTCGTTGCCGATGCCGCGCATGGTCAGCAGGATGCCGCCCTGATCGCCCTGCTGGGCGAAATGGAGGCTCGGCACGAAATCGGCCAGGCCCTTGACGTCCTGCACCTGCTGCTTGTCGAGCGTGGCCTGGCTGAACGCCGAGATGGCGATCGGGGTCTTCTGCAGGCTGGTCTCGCGCTTGGTGGCGGTGACGACGATGTCGGTGATCTGGCCGGTGTCGGCCGCGGCAGCCGGCTGCGGGGCAGCGGCGGCGTCCTGCGCGAAAGCGGTGGTGGTGAAGAACAGCGAGGCCGCGAGCGCCGTGCTCGCGGCAAGAATATGCCGGGTCATGCAAACCTCCCAGAGATCACCCGTTTGTACGAGCTTGGGCGTGCCTCTACTGCGCGTATGACAAGGATGTCAAAACCTTTTGACATCGTTGTCTGCATGTCCGGAAACAGACGAGCAATCATCGAGCAACTGTTGCTTTTGGGTCACGACGTTGCCGTCCGAGCAGGGTTCGATAGCATTGCGAGGCAGTGCAACGGAGTCGTGGATGCGGGCCGATTCGGGCGGATATGGCGGCGGGCAGGTGTTCGCGCTGGGCGATCTGGTGCCGCGCATCGCCCATGATGTGTTCCTGGCGCCGGGCGTGGTGGTGATCGGCGATGTCGAGATCGGGCCGGGATCGAGCATCTGGTTCAACTGCGTGCTGCGCGGCGACGCGGACGCGATCCGCATCGGCGCGCGCAGCAACATTCAAGATGGCAGCGTCATCCATGCCGACAAGGGCTTTCCGACGATCATCGGCGACGATGTGCTGGTCGGCCACATGGTGATGCTCCACGGCGGGGTGGTCGCCGATCGCGGCTTCGTGGGCATGGGGGCGACGATGCTCAACGGCGCGCGGGTGGAAGGCGACGGAATGCTCGGCGCCGGCGCGCTGCTGACCGGCGGCAAGATCGTCGGTGCGCGGGAATTGTGGGCAGGGCGCCCCGCCAGGTTCGTCCGCGAGCTGGACGATGCGGCGATAGCGGACATGATCGCCGGCACGCGCCGCTATGCGGAGCGCGCGCAGCAATACCGGCATGGATTGATGCCGATCTGACAATCCGGGTTGGCGACCCGCGAGAGTTGCGTTACGCTGTGATCACAGTGAGCGATCAAGCGGGGGAATCATGACCGAATCGGCGATCATCGAAGGGCTGCGGATGCCCGGCGATGCGATCATCGATGGCGTGCCCGCCTTGATCGTCGACGGTTTCGACAATGTGACGCCGCGCGACGGCAGCGTGATCGGCCGTGTCGCCCTGTGCAATGCGGCCGACGTCGATCGCGCGGTCGCCTCGGCGCGCGCCGCGTTCGAGGATGGGCGCTGGCGCGACCTGCCCTACAACGACAAGAAGGCGGTGCTGTTCAGGCTTGCCGATCTCATCGAGGCGAACCTCGACGAGTTGGCGACGCTGGAAAGCCTCGACATGGGCAAGCCCGTCGCCGACGCGCGCGCCTTCGACATTCCGGCTTCGGCCAAGACCTTCCGTTACTATGCCGAGGCGCTCGACAAGCTGTACGGCGAGGTCGGCCCGCATCATCCCGGGCGTATCTCCTGGGTGCAGCACGAGCCGCTGGGTGTGATCGGCTGCATCGTGCCGTGGAACTTCCCGCTCAACATGGCAGCGTGGAAGGTCGCGCCGGCGCTGGCGATGGGCAATTCGGTGGTGCTCAAGCCCGCCGAGCAATCGCCGCTCACCGCGATCCGGCTGGGCGAGCTGGCTCTGGAGGCGGGGCTGCCGGCGGGTGTGCTCAACGTCATTCCCGGTACCGGCGAGGTGACCGGGCAGGCGCTCGGGCGACACATGGACGTCGACATGCTGGCGTTCACCGGCTCCGGCCCGGTGGGCGGGCTGCTGATGCGCTACGCCGGCGAGAGCAACCTCAAGCGCGTCTCGCTGGAGCTGGGTGGCAAGTCCCCGCAGATCGTTTTTGCGGACTGCCCCGACATAGCGGCGGCGGCCGAGGCGGCGGCATGGGCGATCTTCTTCAATCAGGGTGAGGTCTGTACCGCCGGATCGCGGCTGCTGGTGCAGAACAGCATCAAGACGGAGTTCCTAGAGCGCGTCGTCGCGGTGGCGAAGACGATCGTGCCGGGCGACCCGCTCGATCCTTCGACGCGTTTCGGCGCGATGGTGAGCGAGGAGCAGATGAACGGCGTCCTGCGCCGCATCGAGCGCGCCAAGGCGGACGGTGCGAAGCTGCTGATCGGGGGCACCCGCGTGCGCGAGGAGAGCGGCGGTTTCTACATCACGCCGACCATCTTCGACGGGGTTGATCCTTCCTCTGCACTTGCGACCGAAGAGGTTTTCGGGCCGGTGCTGGGCGCGATCGGTTTCGATACGCCGGAAGAGGCTTTCAAGCTGGCGAACTCGACCATCTACGGTCTTGCGGCGGGCGTGTGGACGGCGGACGTGAATCTCGCCCATCGCGCCGCGCGCAGGATCCGCTCCGGCCTCGTCTGGATCAACGGCTGGGATGCCTGCGACATCACCATGCCCTTCGGCGGCTTCCGCCAGTCCGGCTTCGGGCGCGATCGATCGATGCACGCGCTGGAGAAATATGCCGACCTCAAGGCGGTCACGATCAGCTTCACGGGTGCCCAATGAGCGGTTTTCAGGCCGAGGCGCGGGAAGCGCGGGATTTCCTCGCCGCGCACCCCGACATCGAATTTTTCGAGATGTTCTTCACCTCGCTGACTGGCGTGCCGCGCGGCAAGCGCTTGCGCCGATCCGAGGTGATGAAGCTCTACGAGGGATCGGCCTTCCTCCCCGGATCGATCGTGGCCGTGGATATCCTCGGCGCCGATTGCGAGGATACCGGCATGGTGTGGGAGACGGGCGACGCCGATCGCATCGCCCGCGCCGTGCCCGGCGGCATCGTCCCGGCGCCGTGGATCGGCGAGGATGCGGCGCAGGTGATGTGCTCGCTCCACGATCTCGGCGGAGAGGTGACGCCGTTCGATCCGCGGGCGGTGCTGCAGCGGGTGCTGGATCGCTATGCCGCCGACGGCCTGACGCCGATGGTGGCGTGCGAGATGGAATTCTACCTCGTCGAGAGCCGGCGGGGCCGGGTGTCGCTGCGCAGTTCGCCCTTCACCCGCCGCAAGCCCGCCGCCAATGAGGCGCACGGTTTGCCCGAAACGGAGGACGCCGCCGACTTCCTACGTGCCTTGTGGAAGGCGGCCGATGCGCAGGGCGTGCCGGTCGAGGGCGCCAGCTCGGAAGCCTCGCCGGGGCAACTGGAACTGACGCTCCATCACAAGGCCGATGCCTTGGCGGCGGGCGACGACGCGGTGCTGTTCAAGCGCATGGCCAAGGGGGTTGCGCGTCCGCTCGGCTGTGAGGCGACCTTCATGGCCAAGCCCTTCGCCGACATCGCCGGCTCCGGCATGCATATCCACATGTCGATGCTGGACGCGAAGGGTGCCAACATCTTCGCATCGGAAGCGGCCGAAGGGACGGAGCAGCTCCGCCACGCGATCGGCGGCATGGCGCAAACGATGGCGGACGCGATGGCGGTGCTGGCGCCCAACGCCAACAGCTTCCGCCGCTATGTCGCGCGGAGTTACGCGCCGGTGTCGCCGACCTGGGGCATCAACAACCGCACCGTGGCGCTGCGCATACCGGCCGGATCAGCGGCATCTCGCCGGGTGGAGCATCGCGTCGCGGGGGCCGATGCCAACCCCTATCTGGCGCTCGCGGTGGTGCTGGCAGGCGCGCATCATGGTCTGACCAACAGCCTCGATCCTGGCGCGATGACGCATGGCGACGGCTATTCCGCCCCGGTCGCGGCGGGCGATCCGCTGCCGACCGACTGGCTCAAGGCGATCGACCGCTTCGCCGCGTCGAGCGTGATGCGCGAGTACCTGGGCGACGCCTTCGTCGATCTCTACGCCACCGTGAAGCGCACCGAGCAGGCGCGGTTCAACGCGGTGGTGACCTCACTCGATCACGACTGGTATCTG encodes the following:
- a CDS encoding glutamine synthetase family protein, which codes for MSGFQAEAREARDFLAAHPDIEFFEMFFTSLTGVPRGKRLRRSEVMKLYEGSAFLPGSIVAVDILGADCEDTGMVWETGDADRIARAVPGGIVPAPWIGEDAAQVMCSLHDLGGEVTPFDPRAVLQRVLDRYAADGLTPMVACEMEFYLVESRRGRVSLRSSPFTRRKPAANEAHGLPETEDAADFLRALWKAADAQGVPVEGASSEASPGQLELTLHHKADALAAGDDAVLFKRMAKGVARPLGCEATFMAKPFADIAGSGMHIHMSMLDAKGANIFASEAAEGTEQLRHAIGGMAQTMADAMAVLAPNANSFRRYVARSYAPVSPTWGINNRTVALRIPAGSAASRRVEHRVAGADANPYLALAVVLAGAHHGLTNSLDPGAMTHGDGYSAPVAAGDPLPTDWLKAIDRFAASSVMREYLGDAFVDLYATVKRTEQARFNAVVTSLDHDWYLQNA
- a CDS encoding gamma carbonic anhydrase family protein; this translates as MRADSGGYGGGQVFALGDLVPRIAHDVFLAPGVVVIGDVEIGPGSSIWFNCVLRGDADAIRIGARSNIQDGSVIHADKGFPTIIGDDVLVGHMVMLHGGVVADRGFVGMGATMLNGARVEGDGMLGAGALLTGGKIVGARELWAGRPARFVRELDDAAIADMIAGTRRYAERAQQYRHGLMPI
- a CDS encoding aldehyde dehydrogenase — translated: MTESAIIEGLRMPGDAIIDGVPALIVDGFDNVTPRDGSVIGRVALCNAADVDRAVASARAAFEDGRWRDLPYNDKKAVLFRLADLIEANLDELATLESLDMGKPVADARAFDIPASAKTFRYYAEALDKLYGEVGPHHPGRISWVQHEPLGVIGCIVPWNFPLNMAAWKVAPALAMGNSVVLKPAEQSPLTAIRLGELALEAGLPAGVLNVIPGTGEVTGQALGRHMDVDMLAFTGSGPVGGLLMRYAGESNLKRVSLELGGKSPQIVFADCPDIAAAAEAAAWAIFFNQGEVCTAGSRLLVQNSIKTEFLERVVAVAKTIVPGDPLDPSTRFGAMVSEEQMNGVLRRIERAKADGAKLLIGGTRVREESGGFYITPTIFDGVDPSSALATEEVFGPVLGAIGFDTPEEAFKLANSTIYGLAAGVWTADVNLAHRAARRIRSGLVWINGWDACDITMPFGGFRQSGFGRDRSMHALEKYADLKAVTISFTGAQ